tgtgtattaggagaagatgagaggtatgtgtcctgatgtctgtgtattaggagaaggtgagaggtatgtgtcctgatatctgtgtattaggagacggtgagaggtatgtgtcctgatgtctgtatattaggaggaggtgagaggtatgtgtcctgatgtctgtgtattaggaggaggtgagaggtatgtgtcctgatgtctgtgtattaggagacggtgagaggtatgtgtcctgatgtctgtgtattaggagacgGTGAGAGGTATGTATCCTGATATCTCTGTATTAGGAGGagatgagaggtatgtgtcctgatgtctgtgtattagcagAAGTTGAGAGgcatgtgtcctgatgtctgtgtattaggaggaagtgagaggtatgtgtcctggtgtctgtgtattaggagacgGTGAGAGatatgtgtcctgatgtctgtgtattaggagacggtgagaggtatgtgtcctgatgtctatatattaggagaAGATGAGAGGTatatgtcctgatgtctgtgtattaggagacggtgagaggtatgtgtcctgatgtctgtgtattaggagacggtgagaggtatgtgtcctgatgtctgtgtattaggaggagatgagaggtatgtgtcctgatgtctgtgtattaggaggaggtgagaggtatgtgtcctgatgtctgtgtattaggagacggtgagaggtatgtgtcctgatgtctgtgtattaggaggaggtgagaggtatgtgtcctgatgtctgtgtattaggagacggtgagaggtatgtgtcctgatgtctgtgtattaggaggagatgagaggtatgtgtcctgatgtctgtgtattaggaggaggtgagaggtatgtgtcctgatgtctgtgtattaggaggagatgagaggtatgtgtcctgatatcttTGTATTATGCATttggacacatacctctcaccccTTCCTATGTATTAGAAAATTGTGAGAATTATGGGACCTGTAGAGGGATCAAAAAGTGATTACCAATTCCCTCAATAATGTTAGAATATGCAGTTAAGGTGAGGCTGGTATGGTGTTTGTCACTCAGTAGTGGTTTCATACAGAGAATGCTAACCTGTCACACTTGTCAGGAGTAACGGTTTAAACATGCTGCATTGTGTTTCTGGTTTGAAGAGTGTGagaatattatatacagtttaacCCCGTAGACACCAGCGACTGTGACATTGTCTCTCTTTGCAGTTTACGCTACGTGTCAGAGCTGCCTTCCTCCGTCCCAGGGAGACAAAGCTGTCCCTGATGTCTTTGCAGGACAGTTGAGAGGTATGTGCTAAATGCAGACATTCTTATCGTTTATCAGTCTGACCAAGAGAGGGAGCGTGGCTATGGTATTAACCAGTTCAGTGCTGGTCTGTCAACAGCACTGGGGGGAATTAATTCAGTGCTTTCAAGACAAACTTTTCATTCTAGATTTAACTGGAATAAAACTCTGTGTTAGATCCGTCAACATTTATCGGATCCTTTTTGTATGGATGTCAAATTGACAAGTATTTCTACAATCGGCTGAAATGAGTAACGTCTGGTACTCTACCGTAGAGTGACACTGCATCTCTCTTGCTATATTTAGTAACTGTGCTATTTATATATCATGGGCACCCCTAGGAAAAATGGCCACCGGTATCTCTTTCCCATCATCAGAAATCTAAGCTCTAAATGAAGTGAACACCTCCAAGCAGCAGACCCACTACAGCcgctgcagtgtttatggtgctagaagtgctgtggcaccctcccagagtaagtaatcaaaccattaAGGAAAGGTTTGAAAACGTATCTGCGTCCCGCCAGGGATGAGGGCACGCatggcactataacaactgcaGCAGACTGTAGCGGTTCTGGTTCTGGAATACTTCCTTTAATAAAAAACATTACATAGAGAATGATTATATAATGCCTCCAAAATAGGAACTGGGGATAACTGGATTGTAAACTATTTTTAATGCAAGTCATACTCTCTGTTAGTACTACCCAGGAGCCATAGTAATATTGCAGTACTCCTCGTGGGGTTTTAAGCATGGCAAGTGCATCTTGGGAATCTAAGACCACTGGAAATATGGTTCCTTGGAGTGCATGCCCTGGCTACCTGACCACAGTAAGCGATAGAACCTTCACAGACCTAAATGTAAAATCGCCATAAATTGACACATATTGACAATGTCAGGAGTTAAATCATAGTGGGGGAGGAACTGTCAATCACACCGTTATTTTCCTGTTGTGACGACCTTTTGGTGACACACTTGCTTCAGAACGCACCACGATAAATATAATATCAACACACAATACGTTCGTTATATATGTTCTAATATTAACGTCTTGTATTTCAGCATTTCATTGTATTAATATGTGCAGAAAATGTTATTTCGGTTTCAATTTACATTGGTTCTGGACTTGTGATTAGGAAGTTAAAGGGGAAGTGGTGACACTTCTccagatttttaatattatgttcgaTTATCCCTATTTTTTAACAGTTAcgtatttgtgagatgtgaaaaaaaacaaccaataaatatagaaatccacTCATCTTTACCCTCTTTACCCTACACCTGGGCGCCTccttcttagctccctgtcaatcattgtgatACGTTCTGTCCTTTACACCTTGTGTCAGCAGTATAAAGTAAGCATACAGGGCAGGAGAGAAATGAAACAGTGATTCTATGATATgggtttgccttgtctgaactggattagctaaatctttaatagaaacttaagataaaaaaatgttaacacacGTTTTAGGCGATTTCAATGTTTTATCCAATGGTGGGACAGTTCCCCTTTTaacgtatcttttttttttttttttaggaaattcTATTCTGTTTGGGTTTAAACAGGGAGTAAATTGAGTTAAAGAATTTTAACAGAAATAGCTGAGATATGTTCCCCGCAGATTTTCTGTTCACTACATCTCACTGTCTTGTTAATAAACCTCTAAGAAATGTGTGGGGTTATTTTCGGATTAAAGCAGTTTGATTGCCTAACTCACTGCCTTCCATGGAACCTAGATTAAATCTTCCTATTAGTTATGCTACAATACACGTTAGCAAAATAAAGGAGAACCGGGGGCACAGCCGATACATGCATTTCTAAATAGTGGTGCTGTTGTAAagacaaaaatgtatacaaaatacagacgattaaggaacagtgcatacagaaaaaaaaaaaaaaatacagttttcgaTTTTACAAGGCTACCTAAAATCACcgatctcagcaaacaaatacagGGATTGTCACTTTGCcacattgtgttaagcccaccactacgtcccagtaccccaatatcggtgggtccttcaCTAATTTTAACACCggagattaacatgctaactgcaatacttactgctcaaactgcttccagagacaaTACACATTAGCGTCAGCTGAATAATGCCAATCACAGGTTTAAACTGATCTTGTTCACTTTACATATAGGTGTCTCTTGGGTTCGTAAGATAAATGCAAGCCACAAAAGGTATAtctacatttttttcaaatttttaccAATGAACACAGGCAATCTTTTGCCGTTCCCTATTTGTCTATTAAATACGGGAaatgattattataattttaaaaaaaaatattgctaccATCCAGTtccaatattaataaattgaTATTGTTGTTAAAATTAAACCTTGGAATTCCATGGATCGTCAAAATCTGAAAACACCAATCTTCTGATTGTGACTTACCTACACTAatacatttaaatgtatatttgttaTATAGTCAGATCTGGGGATTTTTCCAACCAATCATTctgtgattttaaaataaaagcttAACACAAATTGGTATGTACAATGTATCACATCCAGACGCTCTCAGAGTGTAAATGATTGACTTTTGTGTACCGTATTAATTGGAATTTAATCAATCCCATTGATAAGATACCTTAAAAGGAATGTATATGTATGAATGTCggcatgggaggggggagatagtTTGTTAATGGTGTTGGTGATCACTAAGGTTTGCTAGTGTTGACTGCATATTGATTTCCAATAAAATGTTCATCCTTAAACTATTGTagatttatgcatttatttaaccACATAGCAGTAAAATGACTAATTCAATCTTGCAGTACCTagaaagggttttttttatccccccctctcccccttcctttgGTATAATTCGCCCAAATATATGTTTTGCTTACATCTGGCATTTTAAGCATtgactgtatttaaaaaaaaaaaaaaaaaaaatagaattttcaaGGAGAAATTAGTTAATCTGGTGGGGAATCTGAATGCaattttggagtcaagaagggTTTCCACCCCTATTTGTGACAAAATTGGAATTTGCTTCACAGTGGGCTttcaccttcttttggatcaacagcagtaaTGCAGATGTGTGAAAGGTTTGCGTGTTTTTATTTAGCCTTTATTACCAACCATGTAACTGACTGCCTATGTCATTTTATACCTAGCTCACAGTATCAGCGTCCCGTAAAGCGGAACACTCGTGCTTGGGGTAAAATGGGTGGGCCAGTGACGTGCATTGCGTCACTAGCACTGCCGAAATGAAAGGGTATGGGTCCACACAAAAAATAGGAACGTCAGCTTGGCTTGAATGCACCAGGCTGAGTGTCACCCAAGCAGGCCGGCCCACTAAGAGCTTGAGCGCAGTGCATGAATGTCGAATGATTCGCTTGTACTACTCTTTGTAGGCACAGTTATCTTGCGTCCCTAAGTGGGGCACCAAGGAACAAAGTTCCATAGAGACTGTACTGACAAAATTGGAACTAGTTTAACACATGGCATTTACATATAGGGGAGACAACAGATATCAttatagctttgtattcctaacactttagtgtccctttaatatatgtgTTTACCTATACACTATAGCAGGGGttcccctgacacacagatacacacacacacacattggcacatagtggcacacagatacacacacacacacattggcacatagtggcacacagatacacacacacacactggcagacagcatgtatgtgtgtgtgtgtgtgtgtatgtatgtatctgtgtgttaagctttgtgtatctatgtttcaaagtgtgtgtatctgtgtttgaatGTGCTGGTgtttgtcaaggtgtgtatatctgtgtttgtatgtgccagtgtgtgtatctttgtgtcagtgtgtgtgtgtatatgtatgtgtgtgtgtatatgtatgtgacacacagatacacacacacacacacacacacacacgtacatagtggcacacagatacacaccttgacacacagataaacacactcagatacacactgacacacacatcttgactcacaaatgcacacacactcagatacacaccgtgacaaatacacacacttgcacacacagatacacactggcacatatactgacacacacacactgacatacacaaacacacacaggcacatacaaacacacttatacacactggcatatatacacacacacttagatacacacagtgacacatacacaaaccttgacacactgacacactcagatacacatactctttgacatacatacatacacactctcactgtctcactgacaaacacacatactcttttacacacacacatacaaacacaaatacagaaCAGATAAATTctgactgacaaacacatacactctcacacactcactggcaagcACACAttaactctcactgacaaacacacatatactctttgacagacacacaaacacatacaaactgccagtcacacatacaatttttttaaaatttttttttttacattttactcgacccagcccccctacctttaggagtgctggcatgaagtccctggggtccagtggggctgctgagcggctggcgtgctggcagcaagggagcagtgatctccctgctcagctacctcgtgcgcctcttagtgattctggagctggagtgacgtcatatcccggctccagcatcactgctgtgcaggcgagagagctgagcagggagatcactgctccttgCTCCCTCTCCACTcgcggccatttttttttttaaacttttggtgGAACCCCAATAGGTGTTCCGCGAAACCCATAgggtttccctatgggaaagcatttgattggctaaaaattggcaattctgatgatgtcaccaaggaggtggATCCGGGTGACTCTGGAAATAAGGTGTGTTTTCACCTTTTGTAAGGGAGCTAAGTGGGTAcaaaccacctaaatggtggattaagcactatagggtcaggaatacatgtttgtgttcctgaccctatagtgctcctttaaaatcttccccatagaaaagcattgaatcaatgctttccgatgggaaTTTgcaagatgctggacatcctcatgcaaaacaTAAGGACAGCCTACATCGTTTCCCATTGTTAAACTCCGTTCTTTTAAACACCCTCGGAATGTCTAGTCCTTCTTATATAGTGGATTGGAGGTGGTTTTTCAGACCATTTGGCACTGGATGTGTGCTATTGCAGCATGCGCCAATTCACTTTTAAATATTGGCAAAAAAATTACTTTCAGAATCTATAAATATCTATAACAGGATCCCATAATTTTGCTTACAACAGCACCCAGATATTGGTTTTCCTTACAGTGCATTTCTTTAAATGAATACATTAGGTCGttttagaatattgcatattataTTCACACCTTACATACGGATGTTGAGCATACGTAGCCATCaaacaatatattattataaGAAGTGATTTCACTACAGTAGTTCTTACAAAGGCTTGATGTTTACATTATTGTCATAATGTCAGCTCGGATCATGCACGGTCTGAATGGCTGAAACAGTCCTAGAGTACATTTTAGGTTCTTGTTGCTTCCACATTATATCAGAATTTATGAACACACACTAGCTGTTCATTATATGCATGTTTGATTGGATACATGGctgtatttacatagttacatagactgaaaagagacgtgtccatcaagttcagccttcctcacatttgttttttgctgttgatccaaaagaaaatccccaaaaaaacagtttgacgcacttcaaattttgcaacaaactaggaaagttcccgcttgaccccagaatggcagtcagatttatccttggatcaagcagttattaccctacattgaaaaattatatccttgaatattctgtttttgtaagtatgtatttagtagctgtttgaacatctgcatggactctgataaaaccacttcttcaggcagagaattccacatccttattgttcttacagtaaaaaaaacctttcctttgccttagacaaaatcttctttcttccagtctaaacgcatgacctcgtgtcctatgtaaagtccagtttgtgaatagatttccacacaatggtttgtattggccccagataaatttgtataatgttatcatatcccctctcaggcgacgtttttctaaactaaagaggtttgaaTTTGTTAatacatgtaatattttattataaacaacatttaaaggaaaactgtcatttTAAAACAGGGGCATTGCTAGGTTCTAGAAACACCTGAAGCTTTACCCCAAAGGAAAATGTGATGTCCCCTACTCTAACAGAAAAACAGGGATATGCCTGTCATGATATCCCCCCTATGTAGTGTTTTACACATGAATACTGTGCTGCTGGTGCTCTCTGGGAtctcaatgaaaacattgccaaaAACAAGAACATGGTGTACAGTGCGGTATTAATTGTCATCCCACCATGCTACCTAACTAATTGAAGGTCATGCAGCAAAGTTCTGTTAACCAGCATCCCTTTCTGACCGCTACCTGCGGGATATCACCGGTTCTCCCTAAGTGGTTTGGTGGAAAACCATgctactgtttttttctttttatggccTCAATTTCATATTATTTGAaacgtttttcaaatgatttaataatttttggATCATCTGCATGAAGAAGCAACTgcctaattttaaaattaaaaataataataataataataataaaaaaaaactgaatattcaCCTGACTTCTCCACAACCTGTGGTGATCCAGGGCAAAAGCCCGACATCTACCGCCTCATCAACACATATGTTGTTAAACCAATACTGATATTGTTTAATTCTGAATTTGCTTTCTTATCTTGCATGTTCAGTTGTTTTTATTCTATTAGTTAATATACAGCAAAGAAATCCTACGTCTCAGACATTGGGAATTGAGACAGATTTAATCTTCAGTCACAATCATCTTGTAATGTAGATGTCTCATTGTAATGTTTAATTTATTGAACCATTGTTCTTTTCCTTCACAGAGACAACGCGGCCCAAAGGAGAGATGGGGGAGTGGGGATTCCTGAGTTCACTcctggatgctgtccaggagcaTTCTCCCATGGTGGGCCGTTTTTGGCTTGTGGTCATGTTGATCTTCCGCATACTGATTTTAGCTACAGTGGGCAGCGACATGTTTGAAGATGAACAGGAGGAGTTTGTGTGCAACACTTTACAGCCGGGTTGCCGGCAAGTATGTTATGATCGAGCCTTCCCGATCTCGCACTACCGATTTTGGGTATTCCATATTGTTTTGCTATCTGCACCAGCTGTACTTTTTGTTATATATTCAATGCACCAAAGTGCCAAGATGGAGAGAGATTTAGAAGAAGAAGAGACAGCACGAAGTGGGCAACAAGGTAATGGCCCACCAAAAATTAGAACAGAGAATCGTGGTCGTCATATACGCACTTTTTACATAGTCAATGTGGTGATGAGGATTTTGGCAGAGGTGGGCTTTCTTGTGGGACAATGGCTTCTCTATGGTTTTAAGGTGGAGCCACAATACCTTTGTCAACGATCGCCCTGTACGCATACAGTGGACTGTTTTGTGTCCAGGCCTACTGAAAAGACTATTTTCCTGCAGTTCTACTTTGTGGTCGGGGTAATTTCTGCAGTTCTAAGTATATCAGAACTTCTGCACATCCTGTTGAAGAGAAAGTGCAGGTCCAGGGGAATGGAAGGACCCAGTCCTCCACCTGCTTATGAGAGAGACAATTGGTCAAACAGAGAACATGAGAGGACAAACCACCTCTTGCTGCAAGGTCAGACAAAAGGTGATGGGAAGACAAATGGACCTGGTGGACACAGGCTTTCCATCCCGTACCCTCAGGACAACACGTACAAAATAAAAGTAGCTCCTAGTTCAGCCCATAGCAGCAAATCATCTCGGATGATCGTCAAAGCAGACTTAACAGTGTAAAGTGAAGGTGGCAAAATGGAAACAGGATGTTTTTGTTACTTTCCCTGCAGACCATGTCTTTTTGTGTCCAGTGGTCTGGGAGACATATGTAACGACTGCAACTATGGTGGTCTAACACAAAGGAGACTTGAAGAACATAATGCCCAATGTCTGGAGAAAAGTTGTCTTGCTATTCCTTAAGTTTTCTAATGTTTCTTAGAAAATACCATTATTGACACTTGTCAGAGAATTCCATTGATATTTTAAGATTTATGCATTTGGTATTATTATTGTAGCATTCTAGTTGTTATGCAAAATGACCGTGTTAAATTGTCTCCAAACTAAAGGGCCATCTCCAGGTTACAGTTTTGATCACTAAAGTCTGGATACTCAGTTCTTAATAGAAAagctcattttttttataaaacaggcACAGGTCGTCAACATCTAATTGTAAGCTCTTTGGCCATAGCAAAAGCCTTCCTATTattccttgttttattttgtttatgaatAATTGAAGGAAATCACAAGTGGATTTATTTTCCAAGAAGTTCTGTAGGACATTGCCCTTACCATATTCTGTGTTACCTATGTGTCAAGAAAGAAAACTTCAAGTATGATAGGTGTGTAAAGGCACTCCAAATGATCTCTGATAGGTAGATTCAGGAACCCAACAGACATGCTACAGGCCTAGGAAATTGAATCTAAAATGAACATAT
Above is a genomic segment from Pelobates fuscus isolate aPelFus1 chromosome 6, aPelFus1.pri, whole genome shotgun sequence containing:
- the GJD3 gene encoding gap junction delta-3 protein, translated to MGEWGFLSSLLDAVQEHSPMVGRFWLVVMLIFRILILATVGSDMFEDEQEEFVCNTLQPGCRQVCYDRAFPISHYRFWVFHIVLLSAPAVLFVIYSMHQSAKMERDLEEEETARSGQQGNGPPKIRTENRGRHIRTFYIVNVVMRILAEVGFLVGQWLLYGFKVEPQYLCQRSPCTHTVDCFVSRPTEKTIFLQFYFVVGVISAVLSISELLHILLKRKCRSRGMEGPSPPPAYERDNWSNREHERTNHLLLQGQTKGDGKTNGPGGHRLSIPYPQDNTYKIKVAPSSAHSSKSSRMIVKADLTV